A genomic window from Thunnus maccoyii chromosome 2, fThuMac1.1, whole genome shotgun sequence includes:
- the si:ch211-113e8.11 gene encoding uncharacterized protein si:ch211-113e8.11, with the protein MNSLVGYGVSSESDSDGDVEDVNNGGARFGKDVGNETTAVKKTRNFLLESGSASSESEQEEEDSEPSSSPPPPQQHPAKAPTAACQPTLPAPSLGSLTPNKLPPPPLNACSDSSVFANPFKAQADQKLSALQKHVPLTMQAKPSQIGGKRMCVSYRKDGRCRFGIKCKFAHDSDLQTAVTPSDCHPPVSDEAPASAQVETRASGSQETEEEESEGQQVKKRRVGLSNTLIPPKRAMKQFAMQRDRERINMS; encoded by the exons ATGAACTCTCTCGTCGGATACGGAGTGTCCTCGGAGTCTGACAGCGATGGAGATGTAGAGGATGTAAACAACGGTGGAGCTCG TTTTGGCAAGGATGTCGGAAATGAGACGACAGCTGTTAAAAAGACCCGCAACTTCTTGCTGGAGTCTGGTTCAGCTTCCAGTGAGTCagaacaagaggaagaggactCAGAGCCctcttcatcaccaccaccaccacaacaacaTCCAGCAAAGGCACCTACTGCTGCATGCCAGCCCACCCTGCCTGCACCTTCCCTGGGCTCCCTCACCCCTAACAaactgcctcctcctcctctaaacGCCTGCTCTGATAGCAGTGTGTTTGCCAACCCCTTCAAGGCTCAGGCAGACCAGAAGCTCAGCGCCTTGCAGAAACATGTCCCCCTCACAATGCAGGCCAAACCCTCCCAGATTGGAGGTAAAAGGATGTGTGTGTCATACAGGAAAGACGGCAGATGCAGGTTCGGGATCAAATGCAAGTTTGCTCATGATAGTGATCTTCAGACTGCAGTTACACCCTCTGACTGTCATCCACCTGTGAGTGACGAAGCACCGGCATCAGCTCAGGTTGAGACCCGTGCAAGCGGCTCCCAGGAGACGGAGGAGGAAGAGTCAGAGGGGCAGcaagtgaagaagaggagggttGGACTGAGTAACACTTTGATTCCTCCTAAACGGGCTATGAAGCAGTTTGCCATGCAGAGGGACAGAGAACGGATCAATATGTCCTGA